The Paenibacillus uliginis N3/975 genome has a window encoding:
- a CDS encoding GNAT family N-acetyltransferase, producing MQITKVEQSGKDILKQLMTLFLHDLSEFNSDLEINQSNGLFEFDVLEWFFEKEGLTPYFIKAEDKVIGFILLQSGPFSNQEYADYVLNSFFILKKYRRKGLGREACKEFFNQYPGRYAISQILTNTPAIHFWKSIYKSFNIEFYEKEELEDGHEVIYQYFKV from the coding sequence ATGCAGATTACTAAAGTTGAACAAAGTGGCAAGGATATTCTTAAACAATTAATGACTTTATTTCTTCACGATCTATCAGAATTCAATAGCGATTTAGAAATTAATCAAAGTAATGGTTTATTTGAATTTGATGTCTTAGAATGGTTCTTTGAGAAGGAAGGTTTAACACCATACTTCATTAAAGCTGAGGACAAAGTCATTGGTTTTATTCTACTCCAAAGTGGCCCATTTTCGAATCAAGAATATGCTGATTATGTATTGAATTCATTTTTCATTCTTAAGAAGTACCGTAGGAAGGGATTGGGAAGAGAAGCTTGCAAAGAATTTTTCAATCAATATCCAGGAAGGTATGCTATAAGTCAAATATTAACGAATACACCGGCAATTCATTTTTGGAAGAGCATATACAAATCATTCAATATTGAATTTTATGAAAAAGAAGAGTTAGAAGATGGACATGAGGTAATATATCAATATTTTAAGGTCTAA
- a CDS encoding GNAT family N-acetyltransferase, with product MNVTDKELIIRKMRSSSEDFDLLEKWLNDEEVQDYYEGKGTKYTREQIIHKFESRASGKDYVIPCIIEYLDHPIGYIQYYLLTNQELEEYGANNKDVYGIDLFIGETKHWNKGLGTKTLELVIKYLFEELQSTAIFIDPQTWNHRAIRCYEKCGFRKVKVLERHELHEGVYKDNQIMMISSEEYYRQSIR from the coding sequence ATGAATGTAACTGATAAAGAACTAATAATAAGAAAGATGAGATCCAGTTCGGAGGATTTTGACCTATTAGAGAAGTGGCTAAATGACGAAGAAGTACAAGATTATTACGAAGGAAAGGGCACGAAATATACACGAGAACAAATCATACATAAATTTGAATCTAGGGCTTCGGGAAAAGATTATGTCATTCCTTGCATCATTGAATATCTTGATCATCCAATTGGCTATATACAGTATTATTTGTTAACAAATCAGGAACTAGAAGAATACGGTGCTAATAATAAGGATGTATATGGGATTGATTTATTTATTGGAGAAACAAAGCATTGGAATAAAGGATTGGGAACCAAAACATTAGAATTAGTGATTAAATATTTATTTGAAGAACTACAGTCAACCGCTATTTTTATTGATCCACAAACATGGAATCATCGAGCAATTCGGTGTTACGAAAAGTGTGGATTTCGCAAAGTCAAAGTATTAGAAAGACATGAGTTACATGAGGGAGTATATAAAGATAATCAAATCATGATGATATCATCTGAGGAATATTATAGACAATCAATTAGATAA